The Amycolatopsis sp. DG1A-15b genome contains the following window.
GTCCCGCCAGGTCGACAGGTCCTTCAGCCGCCCCTTCCACCGCGCGGCCTGCTTCCCGGCGGGCAGCGGCAGATACGGAAGATCGATGTAGCGGTCCAGCAACGCGTAGACCCGCGCCCGCTCCAGCCGCGCGGCCCCCCGCACGGCGAGCACGACGGCAGCGAGCAAACCCACCCCGACCCACACCACCGCGGTCCCCGCCCCGGCCGAGACGAAGACGGTGAGGAACCCGAACGCCAGCACCCCCAGCGGCAAGTTCATCAGCAAGAACACCACCGAACCACCGAACGGGGGATCCCGCCTCTCGCTCACCATGACCGCACTCCCTTCATCGGACCCCAGCATCGCGCTTCCACGCCGGGCGCAACATGGTGCGAGCGGGCATCCCGGCGGTAGGGCTGACCCCACCCCACCCGGACCAAAGCAGTCGACCTTGGCGTTATGATGGTGAGGTTGTGTCCCAACAAGGGGGTGAACGGTTTCGACTTTGGACGTTGATTCAGGAGAAGCGTGCCGGTGCAGGCGAGAGACCACCGTAAGCGTCATCGCAACCAAATAAGCGCCGACTCCAGTCAGCGCGAGTTCGCCCTCGCCGCCTGAGCGAGTGCGACTCTGTCGGCCCGGGTTCGCCTCCGGCCCGGGTACCGGCATCAGCTAGGAGGCTCAGCGACTGTCCCGGCCACGGGGAACAGTCGTGAAGCAAACAGTGGCTGGGCTCGTCACCTCAGCTTGTTCGCGTGATTGAGGGAGCCAAGCAGAGACGTAGCGGACTGCGCACGGAGAAGTCCTGTTGATACGCCAGAGGACCCGGGTTCAATTCCCGGCACCTCCACTACGAGAAGGCCCACGCCCCTTCGGGGCTGGGCCTTCTCTCGTTCTCGGGTTTTCTTTGGGGGTCGGACCCCCAAACCCCCGCCAGGGCGGGCTTCGCCCCCCTGGACCCCCCGGGTGGTTGCGTTCGGTGGTGAGTCAGACGAGAGGCCGGGGCGGGGACGGGGGCGGGGGTGAGTCCGGCGGATGAGGCGGGGGCGGGGTGAGTCCGGCGGGTGGGGCGGGGGTGGGGTGCGTCGGCGGGGGGCTCACCTGGGGTTTTGGGTTTTTGGGGGGCTGTGGTGGGGGCCACTTGTGAGTGAAATTCGTGTCAATGTCATGCTTGGGGTCCGACCATGGCTCCGCACCCGTGGAGTCGGAAGTAGGTGGCCAGATGACCTGGGCCCGGCGTAGTGGCAGTTCCCTTGCCAATGATGAAGACAGCCGGATGGGCGTTATCCGGGCCGAAGAGGCAGTACGGCTCGGCGAACAGAACGATCGTGCCGTGCTCACCGTGGCCGGACACTCCTCCGACGTCGACGACTGTGCCGAACTGCTGGCCATGCTCGGCCTCGACGCCGGACGGCGGCAACGGACCGCCTGACCCCTCACGCCAGGTCCGCTACGTGGACCACCTTGTTCCGGCCCGTCGCCTTCGCGTGATAGAGCGCCGTGTCCGCGGCGTCCAGCAGGCGCTGTAGCGAAGCGCCTGCTTTCGGGTAGACCGCGATGCCGATCGAGACCGACAGGCCCGTGATCGACAGCCGGCCCGCCGGAACCTGCAACGCGCTGATCGCCCGGCGGATCCGCTCCGCCACCGCGCCGATGTCCGGTTGCGTGATACCCGGCAGCAGGACCACGAACTCCTCGCCCCCGAACCGGCCCACCGCGTCCCCCCGGCCGCGGACCGCCGAGATGATCGACTGGGCCACCGCCTTCAGGACCGCGTCACCCGCCAAGTGGCCGTACGTGTCGTTCACCTGCTTGAAGTGGTCCAAGTCCAGCATCAGCAACCCGAACGTACCCCCCTGGCGGGCGGCGGCCGCCAGGGTCCGCTCCGCCAGCGCGTGCCAGCCGCTCGTGTTGTACAAACCCGTCTTCTCGTCGCGGTGCGCCGCCACCTCCAGCTGCTTCACCAGCACCGTCCGGTGCAACAACAGCAACGGCGGGAACACCAGCACCACCAGGCCCGGCAACGTCGCCAGCACCACCGCGTTCAGCGCACCCAGGCACAACGTCGCCACCTCGAGGCCGTTGTCCGACCACGTGCCGAACAACGCCTCCGCGGTCCGGCCGACCTCGCGGCGGGCCGGGAGAACCAGCAGCGCGTTCACCGCGAAGAACGCCACCCCCGCGGCCGCGATCGCGAACGTCCCCGCCCAGCTGCGGGCCATCGCCGAGCGGACGTCGGAGAAACCCGAAACCCGCAGCACCGACTGGGCCGCGTAACACGACAGCACGATGATCGCCGCGTTGCTGACCGTGCGGGAGACCGGCACCCGCTGCAGGCGGTACCAGCTGCGGACCGCCAGGTGCGCGTACAACCCGCCGACCAGGACCGCCAGCAGGAGCGGCGGCAGCAGCAGCACGCCGGCGAACGTCCAGACCGACGTCATGTTGATGTGCGGCGTCCCCGACACGCGGCGGCGGATCCGCTCCACGCGCCGGCCCGACTCCGACTGCGCCACCCCCAGAACCAGCAGCACCACCAGGATCGACAGCGTCCGGCGGTCCACCGCGATCGGGGACGGGCGCAGCGTCAGCACCACCGCCACCACCTCGCTGACCAGGCAATAAACGACCACCCGCGGACCCTGGCGCCACAACACCCAGCGCCGCGGCGCCACGAGGACGTCACGAATGCGCGGCCCAGGGCGCGCGATCCCGCTCCCGGTCCGCATACTCATGGTGTCCGGCCGGTGACGGAGCCGGTCCGGCCCGGGGTCGTGAAGGGAGGCGCACCATGTGCGGACGCGACAACTGAGGTCATCGCCCCACCACCCCGACCCGGCGCCACGCCCTCGCGATCGGCACGGCCACCGCGGCACCCGCCGCCCCGGCCGCGGCGATGGTGTGCGCCGGGCCCAGCACGTCGGCCAGCGCGCCCGCCGCGGCCGCGCCCAGCCCCTGCACGGTGATCAAGCCCGCCGAATTCACCCCCGCGCACTGCGCCCGGTGCTCGTCGGGCACCCGCCGCATGAACGAGACCGTGCCCTGGATGTTGTAGCCCGTCGCCACCAGCCCGGACGCCGCCAGCAGCACCACCGACACCACCAGCCCGGGCCGGCAGGCGAACACCACCAGCGGCAGCCCGGCCGCGATCCCCAGCCGGCCCAGCACGCGGACCTGCACGCGCTCCGGGATCCACTTGCCGAACACGACGCCGCCGAGCACGCTGCCCGCCGGGTCCGCCGCCATCAGCAGCCCCACCAGCGTCGCGCCCGCGCCGATCCCGGCCGCGTACGGCGCGGCCAGCGCCTCCGGGACGACGTAGAACCCGGCCAGCCAGTTGAGCGCCACCAACGTCCGCAACGCCGGGTCACGCCAGATCAGCCGGATACCCGCGCCGGTCGCGGACAGCCAGGCCGGCCGGGCCGCCCCGGCGATCGCCGCCCGCCGCCGGACGCCGGTGACCAGGAACAACGCCGAAAGCAGGAACGTCGCCGCGTCCAACGCCAGCGCCGCGGACGGGGTGAACGCGGCGATCAGCGCGCCGCCCCCGGCGAACCCGGCCAGCTGCGCGCCCTGCATCGTCACGTTCCGCAGGGCCATCCCGACGAGGTACCGCTCGCCGGCCAGGATCGACGGCAGCAGCGCCTGCTGCGCCGCCTTGAACGGCCCCCCGAGCGCCGTCATCACCGCGACCAGCACGCACAGCACCCACAGCGGGACGCCGGGAACGGCGATGACCGCGACCAGCGCGGCCCGCGCCAGGTCGGCCGCGACCATCACGTCCCGCCGCGGCCACCGGTCGCCCGCGCCGGCCAGCAGGATGCCGCCGAGCAGCGAAGGCACGTACGTCAGGGCGTAGGTGAGACCGGTCAGCGCGGCCGAGGACGTGCGCTGGAAGACGAGCACGGCGAGCGCAACCCTGGCGAGCTGGTCGCCGCAGACGGACAGCAGCTCGGCGGTCCACATCGCCCGGAACTCGGCGACGGCGAGCACCGCACCGAAACCGGCCTTCTTCACGCGTGCGTCATCCATCGGTGTCCCTCGAAACCGCAGCCCCAGCTACGGTAATCACCCACCGGAGTGGAATCGAGCCGTTCGGTGACAGTTGCGCCGATCGCAGCAGCCGCGACCCCCGGACGGCCTGCGCCGGAGGTCAGGCCGGGTGGCCACCGATGCGGCTGGTGAGCTCGGCCGCCGTCGTCGCTACTTCGCCGGCCAGGTCCGGCCATGTCTCCGTGCACGGTTCCGTCGTGCAGTGGTGGCGAAGCGTGACGCTGATCGCGGCCAGCGGGCGGGTGCCGTGGTCGAAGACCGGGGCGGCCACCGAGGCGAAGCCGTCGGTGACGTGGCCGTCCTCGACCGACCAGCCGAGCCGGCGTTCCGCGTCGAGGGTGCGGCGCAGCTCGGCCAGCGTGCGCGGGCCGCGGCCGGTGCGGAGCACGAACGCCGACGCCGCCGGGAACAACGCGCGGACGTGCGGGGGCGGCAGGTGCCGCAGGATCGCCCGGCCGGACGCCGTCAGCTGCGCCGGCAGCCGGACGCCGACCTCCGTCACCAGCGTCTCCGGCCGGGCCGGGCGTTCCTTGATCAGGTACAGCGACTCGTTGCCGTGCAGGACGCCGAGGTGGGCGGTGTGCCCGACCCGGTCGACGAGCTTGCGCAGCAACGGCCCGGCCAGCCGCTCCAGCGGATCGTGGCGCAGGTAGGCCGAACCCAGCTCGAACGCCGCGATGCCCAGGCCGTAGCGGCGCTCGGCGGGCAGGTGCACGACGAAACCGGCCGCTTCGAGCTCGTTGAGCAGGTGGTACGTGGTCGAGCGAGGCAGTCCCGCTTCCCGGGCGATGGCGGCCGCGGTGACCGGGCCGGGCCGCGTCGCCAGCAGGCTCAGCACCGCCAGCCCGCGGCGCAGCGCCGGGACCTCGCTGCTGTCGCCCATGGCCCGAGCTTAGCGTCTGGGATACCAGACAGAACCACTCGTCGACGCATCCCACCAGCGGGAAGGACGATGTCCAATGGGCCCATGCCGGAAAAAGTGCTCCTGGGCCCGGAGCCCCTGACCGCCGCCCAGGTCGTCGACGTCGTCCGCGGGCACGCGCCCGTCGGGCTCACCGACGCCGCCGAGAAGAACCTCGCCGCGACCCGTCAGCACATCGAGAACCTCGCGCACGCCGTCACGCCCACCTACGGTGTCTCGACCGGCTTCGGCGCGCTCGCCACCCGGCACATCCCGGTCGAGAGCCGGACCGCGCTGCAGCGCAGCCTGATCCGCTCGCACGCCGCCGGCGCCGGACCCGCCGTCGAACCCGAGGTCGTCCGCGCGCTGATGCTGCTGCGGCTACGCACCCTCGCCAGCGGCTACACCGGCGTCCGCCCGGGCACCGCGCAAACGCTTGCGGCTCTGCTCAACGCCGATATCACCCCGATCGTCCACGAGTACGGCTCGCTCGGCTGCTCCGGCGACCTCGCACCCCTGGCCGCCGTCGCGCTCGCGCTCATGGGCGAGGGCGAAGTGACGTATCGCGGCGAAGTAATGAAGGCGGAAGAAGCGCTGAAGCACGCAGGCATCGAGCCGGTCGTGCTCGCCGAGAAGGAGGGCCTCGCGCTCACCAACGGCACCGACGGCATGCTCGGCATGCTCCTGCTCGCCGCCGCCGACCTGCACCGGCTTTTCGACATCGCCGACCTCACCGCCGCGATGAGCGTCGAGGCCCTGCTCGGCACCGACCGCGCCTTCGCCGCCGACCTCCAGGCGCTGCGCCCGCACCCCGGCCAAGCGAAGTCCGCGGCCCGGATGTGGCAGGCGCTGCAGGGCTCGAAGATCGTCGAGAGCCACCGCGGCCCGGACTGCAACCGAGTCCAGGACGCCTACTCGCTGCGCTGCGCCCCGCAGGTGCACGGCGCCGCGCGTGACAGCCTCGCGCACGCCGAACTCGTCGGCGAGCGCGAACTGATGTCCGCTGTGGACAATCCCGTCGTCCTGGCGGACGGCCGCGTCGAATCCAACGGCAACTTCCACGGCGCGCCCGTCGCCTACGTCCTCGATTTCCTGGCCATCCCGATCGCCGACGTCGCCAGCATCGCCGAGCGCCGCACCGACCGGATGCTCGACAAGGCGCGCTCGCACGGCCTGCCGCCGTTCCTCGCCGACGACCCCGGCGTCGACTCCGGCCACATGATCGCCCAGTACACCCAGGCCGCCATCGTCAGCGACCTCAAACGGCTCGCCGTACCGGCGTCCGTCGACTCCATCCCGAGCAGCGCCATGCAGGAGGACCACGTCTCCATGGGCTGGTCGGCCGCGCGGAAGCTGCGCAAGGCCGTCGACGGCCTGACCACCGTCCTGGCCATCGAGCTGCTGACGGCCGCGCGGGCGCTGGACTTCCGCGCGCCACTGGAGCCGTCGCCGGTCACCGGCGCGGTGCGCGACCTGCTCCGCACGAAGGTCGCGGGCCCCGGCCCCGACCGCCACCTGGCGCCCGAGATCGCGGCCGCCGAAGAACTCGTCCGCTCCGGCGCCGTCCTCGACGCCGCCCGTCTGGAGGCCTGATGAACCACGAGTCCCGCGTCGTCCGTGCCGCCCGTGGCACCCGGCTCACCGCCAAGTCGTGGCAGACCGAAGCCGCGCTGCGGATGTTCCACAACAACCTCGACCCCGACGTCGCCGAGCGGCCCGAGGACCTGGTCGTCTACGGCGGCACCGGCAAGGCCGCCCGCAACTGGGCCAGCTTCGATGCGATCACCCGCGAACTGACCACTTTGGACGTCGACGAGACGCTGCTGGTGCAGTCGGGCAAGCCGGTCGGCGTGTTCCGCACGCACGAGTGGGCGCCGCGCGTGCTGATCGCGAACTCGAACCTGGTCGGCGACTGGGCGACCTGGCCGGAGTTCCGCCGCCTCGAGCAGCAGGGCCTGACGATGTACGGGCAGATGACCGCGGGCTCGTGGATCTACATCGGCACCCAGGGCATCCTCCAGGGCACGTACGAGACGTTCGCCGCCGTCGCGAAGAAGAAGTTCGGCGGCTCCTTGAAAGGTACGCTGACCGTGACCGCCGGGCTCGGCGGCATGGGCGGCGCGCAGCCGCTCGCCGTGACCATGAACGACGGTGTCGCCCTGGTCATCGAATGCGACCCGCAGCGCGCGCACCGCCGCGTCGAAACCCGCTACCTCGACGAGGTCGCCGACGACCTCGACGACGCGATTTCCCGCGTCACCAAGGCGAAGCAGGAAAAGCGCCCGCTGTCGGTCGGCGTCGTCGGCAACGCCGCCGAGGTGCTGCCGGAGCTGCTGCGCCGCGGCGTCGAGGTCGACATCGTCACCGACCAGACGTCGGCGCACGACCCGCTGTCGTACCTGCCCAAGGGCGTCGACGTCGCCGACTGGCACGACTACGCGGCCAAGAAGCCCGACGAGTTCACCGACCGCTCGCGCGAGTCGATGGCCGACCACGTCGAGGCCATGCTCGGCTTCCTCGACCGCGGTGCCGAGGTCTTCGACTACGGGAACTCCCTGCGCGGCGAAGCCAAGCTCGGCGGCTGCGAGCGCGCGTTCGACTTCCCCGGTTTCGTGCCCGCCTACATCCGGCCGCTGTTCTGCGAGGGCAACGGCCCGTTCCGCTGGGCGGCGCTCTCGGGCGACCCCGAGGATATCGCGGCCACCGACCGCGCGATGCTGGACCTGTTCCCGGAGAACGAATCCCTCGCCCGCTGGATCCGGCTGGCCGGCGAGCGCGTGGCGTTCCAGGGCCTGCCCGCCCGGATCTGCTGGCTCGGCTACGGCGAACGCCACCTGGCGGGCCTGCGGTTCAACGAGATGGTGGCCAGCGGCGAGCTGAAGGCCCCGGTCGTCATCGGCCGCGACCACCTCGACTCCGGCAGCGTCGCCTCGCCGTACCGCGAGACCGAAGGCATGGCCGACGGCTCCGACGCGATCGCCGACTGGCCGCTGCTCAACGCCCTGGTCAACACGTCCTCGGGGGCCAGCTGGGTGTCGATCCACCACGGCGGCGGCGTCGGCATGGGCCGGTCGATCCACGCGGGCCAGGTCAGCGTTGCCGACGGGACGCTCCTCGCCGCGCAGAAGCTGGAGCGGGTGCTCACCAACGACCCGGGCATGGGCGTCATCCGGCACGTCGATGCCGGTTACGATCGCGCGGCCGAGGTCGCCGACGAGCGGGGTGTGCGAGTGCCGATGCGGGAAGCGGAGTGAGCGCCTCGGGGCTCTTGGAGGAGATCGCCGACGTCGGGCGCGACCCGAAGCGCGGCGGCTATTCGCGGCACGCCTTCGACGCACCCGAGCACGACCTGCGGGAGTGGTTCGTCGAGCGCGCGCTGGGGCTCGGGCTGGACGTCGAGACCGACCGCAACGGCAACATCTGGGCCTGGTGGGGGCCGC
Protein-coding sequences here:
- a CDS encoding GGDEF domain-containing protein — protein: MVVYCLVSEVVAVVLTLRPSPIAVDRRTLSILVVLLVLGVAQSESGRRVERIRRRVSGTPHINMTSVWTFAGVLLLPPLLLAVLVGGLYAHLAVRSWYRLQRVPVSRTVSNAAIIVLSCYAAQSVLRVSGFSDVRSAMARSWAGTFAIAAAGVAFFAVNALLVLPARREVGRTAEALFGTWSDNGLEVATLCLGALNAVVLATLPGLVVLVFPPLLLLHRTVLVKQLEVAAHRDEKTGLYNTSGWHALAERTLAAAARQGGTFGLLMLDLDHFKQVNDTYGHLAGDAVLKAVAQSIISAVRGRGDAVGRFGGEEFVVLLPGITQPDIGAVAERIRRAISALQVPAGRLSITGLSVSIGIAVYPKAGASLQRLLDAADTALYHAKATGRNKVVHVADLA
- a CDS encoding MFS transporter, with translation MDDARVKKAGFGAVLAVAEFRAMWTAELLSVCGDQLARVALAVLVFQRTSSAALTGLTYALTYVPSLLGGILLAGAGDRWPRRDVMVAADLARAALVAVIAVPGVPLWVLCVLVAVMTALGGPFKAAQQALLPSILAGERYLVGMALRNVTMQGAQLAGFAGGGALIAAFTPSAALALDAATFLLSALFLVTGVRRRAAIAGAARPAWLSATGAGIRLIWRDPALRTLVALNWLAGFYVVPEALAAPYAAGIGAGATLVGLLMAADPAGSVLGGVVFGKWIPERVQVRVLGRLGIAAGLPLVVFACRPGLVVSVVLLAASGLVATGYNIQGTVSFMRRVPDEHRAQCAGVNSAGLITVQGLGAAAAGALADVLGPAHTIAAAGAAGAAVAVPIARAWRRVGVVGR
- a CDS encoding IclR family transcriptional regulator; translated protein: MGDSSEVPALRRGLAVLSLLATRPGPVTAAAIAREAGLPRSTTYHLLNELEAAGFVVHLPAERRYGLGIAAFELGSAYLRHDPLERLAGPLLRKLVDRVGHTAHLGVLHGNESLYLIKERPARPETLVTEVGVRLPAQLTASGRAILRHLPPPHVRALFPAASAFVLRTGRGPRTLAELRRTLDAERRLGWSVEDGHVTDGFASVAAPVFDHGTRPLAAISVTLRHHCTTEPCTETWPDLAGEVATTAAELTSRIGGHPA
- the hutH gene encoding histidine ammonia-lyase, which gives rise to MPEKVLLGPEPLTAAQVVDVVRGHAPVGLTDAAEKNLAATRQHIENLAHAVTPTYGVSTGFGALATRHIPVESRTALQRSLIRSHAAGAGPAVEPEVVRALMLLRLRTLASGYTGVRPGTAQTLAALLNADITPIVHEYGSLGCSGDLAPLAAVALALMGEGEVTYRGEVMKAEEALKHAGIEPVVLAEKEGLALTNGTDGMLGMLLLAAADLHRLFDIADLTAAMSVEALLGTDRAFAADLQALRPHPGQAKSAARMWQALQGSKIVESHRGPDCNRVQDAYSLRCAPQVHGAARDSLAHAELVGERELMSAVDNPVVLADGRVESNGNFHGAPVAYVLDFLAIPIADVASIAERRTDRMLDKARSHGLPPFLADDPGVDSGHMIAQYTQAAIVSDLKRLAVPASVDSIPSSAMQEDHVSMGWSAARKLRKAVDGLTTVLAIELLTAARALDFRAPLEPSPVTGAVRDLLRTKVAGPGPDRHLAPEIAAAEELVRSGAVLDAARLEA
- the hutU gene encoding urocanate hydratase, producing the protein MNHESRVVRAARGTRLTAKSWQTEAALRMFHNNLDPDVAERPEDLVVYGGTGKAARNWASFDAITRELTTLDVDETLLVQSGKPVGVFRTHEWAPRVLIANSNLVGDWATWPEFRRLEQQGLTMYGQMTAGSWIYIGTQGILQGTYETFAAVAKKKFGGSLKGTLTVTAGLGGMGGAQPLAVTMNDGVALVIECDPQRAHRRVETRYLDEVADDLDDAISRVTKAKQEKRPLSVGVVGNAAEVLPELLRRGVEVDIVTDQTSAHDPLSYLPKGVDVADWHDYAAKKPDEFTDRSRESMADHVEAMLGFLDRGAEVFDYGNSLRGEAKLGGCERAFDFPGFVPAYIRPLFCEGNGPFRWAALSGDPEDIAATDRAMLDLFPENESLARWIRLAGERVAFQGLPARICWLGYGERHLAGLRFNEMVASGELKAPVVIGRDHLDSGSVASPYRETEGMADGSDAIADWPLLNALVNTSSGASWVSIHHGGGVGMGRSIHAGQVSVADGTLLAAQKLERVLTNDPGMGVIRHVDAGYDRAAEVADERGVRVPMREAE